The following are encoded in a window of Fibrobacter sp. UWP2 genomic DNA:
- the tsaA gene encoding tRNA (N6-threonylcarbamoyladenosine(37)-N6)-methyltransferase TrmO, producing MQIEPIGIFHGDAVYKYDVPRQGRLFAGHPGRIELAKGQNFETALRDLNGFERIWVIFQFHENEGWRPTTRPPVPAPGRDRIGTFASRSPYRPNPIGLSCVRLLRVDGLTLYVDEADLLNGTPVLDIKPYIPMADAFPGARAGWVDEQALDLWTIETSPEFEAQNRWLLENAGFDLKSFAQVQLACGPFDVTRKRIALNECACTGELSYRTFRIDFEYGESERRISLKKIRSGYSELELDEVADIYKDKAIHRGFLACFGVT from the coding sequence ATGCAGATTGAACCGATTGGAATATTCCACGGCGATGCCGTTTATAAGTATGACGTCCCTCGCCAGGGGCGTCTTTTTGCGGGACATCCGGGGCGCATTGAACTTGCGAAGGGGCAAAACTTCGAGACGGCGCTTCGCGACCTCAATGGCTTTGAACGTATCTGGGTGATTTTCCAGTTTCACGAGAACGAAGGCTGGCGTCCGACAACGCGCCCGCCAGTACCTGCCCCGGGACGAGACCGCATTGGCACCTTCGCGAGTCGCAGCCCTTACCGCCCGAACCCCATCGGTCTCAGCTGTGTGCGGCTCCTCCGGGTGGATGGCCTTACGTTGTACGTGGACGAGGCTGATCTCTTGAACGGGACTCCGGTCCTAGACATCAAGCCGTACATCCCCATGGCCGACGCCTTCCCCGGGGCGCGTGCGGGCTGGGTCGACGAGCAGGCCCTGGACCTGTGGACAATCGAAACGTCTCCCGAGTTTGAGGCGCAGAATCGCTGGCTGTTGGAAAACGCCGGTTTTGACCTCAAGAGCTTTGCACAGGTGCAGTTGGCATGTGGCCCGTTTGACGTGACGCGTAAACGCATTGCACTTAACGAGTGTGCCTGCACGGGCGAACTTTCTTACAGGACGTTCCGTATAGATTTTGAGTATGGGGAATCGGAAAGGCGAATTTCCCTCAAAAAAATTCGTTCTGGATATTCCGAGCTGGAGCTGGACGAAGTTGCCGATATTTACAAGGATAAGGCAATTCATAGGGGCTTCCTGGCTTGTTTCGGTGTGACTTGA
- a CDS encoding diguanylate cyclase domain-containing protein — MDYTVLNTYVAVSFVIVMAMAWAIYRLIPIDKPARILAASGFFSIVCVVSYFVRVTTDVIGVFAWMTTVHLICVDFTLLLFLMFVVHYTQYHTTKSFIAFARISGVFVLVDVVCLLINPFKRIVLDFGMRSPEPLYSKVIYAAQHPLYYFHMGLAYVLIFAILTVLVKRMLSVPAEFARQYKFTIVGLFVVFLFNVASVFILGNKSFLNFSVGVYALMGYVTYLFAYKFENYIMLNYFKESVFENVSQGIVLFDFEGDMLMRNTKAVRMLPTVLFDDHLSKKEFEQACNIVVDEERNLDVVPLQCTMNLKTGPVMLRCDYRKMRNSSGTLLGYLYVFADLGMEADLLTGYHKWESFKNFTLENASTFALPMTVILADINNLSVVNSVGGKERGDQMLREFARILREEFPKDAYYVRATGATLALFCYNMPRDVVAEKMEAVRKKFGAGFLYALERATEDKPNILNAVETAYKALYQKKLVDRDSKHSDLLNSLLKTLRERDPHADAHMEQLKKWSAGLGPRLNLTDKQQSDLELLCMLHNIGKIAVPTEILNKPSALTADEWRLVQGHVEKGAQIAKSAKDFAGVADLILHQHERWDGKGYPDGLSRESIPLLCRIVSVLNAYDAMLSERPYRKALTKSVAIKELRACAGTQFDPAVVAEFLQVLNESGENIAVAATAGEDPDRARLHVPSVDAMASMKAMVQELDEHVPHVHTIRYSRYILDSKNKIISVDDNFEVMTGYTREDIREKKLSQDDLIPPEDLTEYLCLTSEVLANNQIAYFEHRIRCKNGSMIYVFCMGRVYYDSATREFCSEIIIHDSSNTFAMRMMKHDENEKSQRQLRQWEDTYRKDSLTGVLNRSAFQSDVEEKLLDEETKVMLLMIDVDNFKGYNDTYGHRAGDEYLIQVARAIQGALRGSDLACRMGGDEFAAALFFKRSCETSFMHVRAGQIYERIMNVLQKEEHFTGLSMGVVVAEKEGTTFKDLYEASDKALYNSKESGRGRMSVG; from the coding sequence ATGGATTATACTGTCTTGAATACTTATGTGGCTGTTTCGTTCGTCATTGTTATGGCGATGGCGTGGGCGATTTACAGGCTGATTCCCATTGACAAGCCGGCGAGGATTCTGGCGGCTTCCGGTTTCTTTTCGATAGTCTGCGTTGTCAGCTACTTTGTTCGCGTAACGACGGACGTCATTGGCGTTTTTGCCTGGATGACGACCGTGCACTTGATTTGCGTGGATTTCACTCTGCTCCTCTTTTTGATGTTTGTTGTCCACTATACGCAATACCACACAACAAAATCCTTTATTGCTTTTGCACGGATTTCTGGCGTCTTTGTTTTAGTTGATGTCGTTTGCCTTTTGATCAACCCGTTCAAGCGAATTGTCTTGGACTTTGGCATGCGTTCGCCGGAGCCGTTGTATTCAAAGGTGATTTATGCGGCCCAGCATCCGCTTTACTACTTTCACATGGGCTTAGCCTATGTTTTGATTTTTGCTATCCTCACGGTTCTGGTAAAGCGAATGCTTTCGGTGCCTGCCGAGTTCGCTAGGCAGTACAAGTTCACAATTGTCGGGCTTTTTGTAGTGTTCCTCTTTAATGTGGCGTCTGTCTTCATTCTTGGCAACAAGAGTTTTTTGAATTTCTCTGTAGGTGTTTATGCCTTGATGGGTTACGTCACTTACCTGTTCGCCTACAAGTTCGAGAACTACATTATGCTCAATTACTTTAAAGAGAGCGTGTTCGAGAACGTGTCGCAGGGGATTGTGCTGTTTGATTTTGAAGGCGACATGCTGATGCGCAACACCAAGGCGGTCCGCATGCTTCCGACGGTGCTGTTCGACGACCACTTGAGCAAGAAGGAGTTTGAGCAGGCGTGCAACATTGTGGTTGATGAGGAGCGGAACCTGGATGTGGTCCCGCTCCAGTGTACCATGAACTTGAAGACCGGCCCCGTGATGCTGCGTTGCGACTACCGCAAAATGCGCAACAGTTCGGGAACCCTCCTGGGTTACCTTTATGTGTTTGCCGACTTGGGCATGGAGGCGGACTTGCTGACGGGCTACCACAAGTGGGAGAGCTTCAAGAACTTTACGCTCGAAAACGCAAGCACCTTTGCGTTGCCCATGACGGTGATTCTCGCCGACATCAACAACCTGTCTGTGGTGAACAGCGTGGGCGGCAAGGAACGCGGTGACCAAATGCTCAGGGAGTTCGCCAGGATCCTTCGTGAAGAATTCCCCAAGGATGCCTACTACGTCCGTGCCACGGGCGCAACATTGGCGCTGTTCTGCTACAACATGCCGCGCGATGTGGTTGCCGAAAAAATGGAAGCCGTTCGAAAAAAATTCGGGGCCGGGTTCCTCTATGCGCTGGAGCGCGCCACCGAAGACAAACCGAATATTTTGAATGCGGTGGAGACGGCCTACAAGGCGTTGTACCAAAAGAAACTGGTAGACCGTGACAGCAAGCATTCCGATTTGCTGAATTCCCTTTTAAAAACCTTGCGTGAGCGCGACCCCCATGCCGACGCCCATATGGAACAACTTAAAAAGTGGAGTGCTGGTTTGGGTCCGCGCTTGAACCTGACCGACAAGCAACAGAGTGATTTGGAATTGCTGTGCATGCTGCACAACATTGGAAAAATCGCCGTGCCTACAGAGATTCTCAATAAACCTTCGGCGCTCACTGCAGATGAATGGCGCTTGGTACAGGGGCATGTGGAGAAGGGAGCGCAGATTGCCAAGAGCGCGAAGGACTTTGCGGGCGTAGCCGACCTGATCCTTCACCAGCACGAACGCTGGGATGGCAAGGGCTATCCCGATGGTCTGAGCCGCGAAAGCATCCCTCTCCTTTGCCGCATTGTGAGTGTGCTGAATGCCTACGACGCCATGCTGAGCGAACGTCCGTACCGCAAGGCGCTCACGAAGTCGGTTGCCATCAAGGAACTGCGTGCCTGTGCGGGAACGCAGTTTGACCCTGCGGTCGTGGCAGAATTTTTGCAGGTGCTGAATGAGTCCGGCGAGAACATTGCGGTCGCGGCGACTGCCGGCGAGGACCCCGATCGCGCCCGTCTGCATGTGCCCTCGGTCGATGCCATGGCCTCGATGAAGGCGATGGTGCAGGAACTGGACGAACACGTCCCTCACGTACACACCATCCGTTACAGTCGCTACATTCTGGATTCCAAGAACAAGATTATCTCGGTGGATGACAACTTCGAGGTAATGACGGGCTATACCCGCGAAGACATCCGCGAAAAGAAACTGTCGCAAGACGACTTGATCCCGCCTGAGGACTTGACGGAATACCTGTGCTTGACTTCTGAAGTTCTCGCCAACAACCAGATTGCGTATTTTGAACATCGCATCCGCTGCAAGAACGGTTCCATGATTTACGTGTTCTGCATGGGGAGGGTCTATTACGACTCTGCCACCCGTGAATTTTGCAGCGAAATCATCATCCACGACAGTTCCAACACTTTTGCCATGCGTATGATGAAGCACGACGAAAACGAAAAATCGCAGCGTCAGTTGCGTCAATGGGAAGACACGTACCGCAAGGACTCCTTGACGGGCGTGTTGAACCGCTCCGCCTTCCAGAGTGATGTCGAAGAAAAACTGCTCGACGAAGAGACCAAGGTGATGCTCCTGATGATTGACGTCGACAACTTCAAAGGCTACAACGATACGTACGGGCACCGCGCCGGCGACGAGTACCTGATCCAGGTGGCCCGCGCTATCCAAGGCGCACTTCGTGGCAGCGACTTGGCATGCCGTATGGGTGGCGATGAGTTTGCTGCGGCACTGTTCTTTAAAAGGAGCTGCGAAACTTCGTTTATGCACGTGCGCGCCGGACAAATTTACGAGAGGATTATGAATGTGCTCCAAAAGGAGGAACACTTTACGGGACTCTCGATGGGTGTGGTGGTCGCCGAAAAGGAGGGCACAACGTTCAAGGACCTATACGAAGCGAGCGATAAGGCGCTTTACAACTCCAAGGAAAGTGGCCGCGGGCGAATGTCAGTGGGCTAA
- a CDS encoding NUDIX hydrolase codes for MKLWKLLDKEYLVDTPWLKVAKETCELPNGKVIDDFYTLWQPDWVLILARTAEGKWVMTHQYRHGSGTIALEFPAGIINNAESPEQAAIRELQEETGFAAASPSVSYLGEFSVNPDRHRGKFHVVFIDGVSRNGDTHFDDNEDIETSTISDEDLHKKITDGSFNHPLQIAGYYRWVLSQK; via the coding sequence ATGAAACTCTGGAAACTGCTTGACAAGGAATACCTGGTAGACACCCCCTGGCTCAAGGTCGCGAAGGAAACATGCGAACTCCCGAACGGCAAAGTCATCGACGACTTCTACACGCTATGGCAACCCGACTGGGTGCTGATTCTCGCCCGCACTGCAGAAGGCAAGTGGGTCATGACGCACCAATACCGTCACGGTTCCGGAACCATCGCGCTCGAATTTCCCGCAGGCATCATCAACAACGCTGAATCGCCCGAGCAGGCGGCCATCCGCGAACTTCAAGAAGAAACCGGTTTTGCCGCCGCGTCCCCGTCGGTTTCGTACCTCGGCGAATTCTCGGTCAACCCCGACCGTCACCGTGGAAAATTCCATGTAGTCTTTATTGATGGCGTTTCCCGTAACGGAGACACCCATTTTGACGACAACGAGGATATAGAGACCTCGACTATCTCTGACGAAGACCTGCACAAAAAAATAACGGACGGTTCGTTCAACCATCCGCTACAAATTGCCGGATACTACCGGTGGGTTTTAAGCCAAAAGTAG
- a CDS encoding MFS transporter: protein MEEKKPALWTRNFTTCAAANFLLFFSFYQLLPILPMFIIEKFQTDNATAGIIISLYTIGALACRPFAGFLVDTLSRKPLYFWTFFAFTACFLGYKTVAFLPILAAVRFAHGLCFGISTTASNTVAIDALPASRRGEGIGYFGISVNLAFATGPMTGMFLYEAFGDTIVFIISIALCVIGLILVQTLNVPRKEKKPHAPLSLDRFFLTRAVPQFANFIFVGFAYGPVTNYIALYAKELGIGGSGWFYALIAAGLILNRVMTGRLIDRGYLVHLVGTGMTLNIIAYFLLAFSHSPVTFFASAFLIGTSLGLIFPGYQTMCVNLARHDQRGTANSTYLSGWDIGIGIGILAGGSMAEHFGMHQQVFLTCAIALVVADILYFTWTARHYLKNKLEG, encoded by the coding sequence GTGGAGGAAAAAAAGCCAGCTCTCTGGACGCGGAACTTCACAACTTGCGCAGCGGCAAACTTCTTGCTGTTCTTCAGCTTTTACCAGCTGTTGCCCATCCTCCCGATGTTCATCATCGAGAAGTTCCAGACGGACAATGCGACGGCGGGCATCATCATTTCACTGTATACCATCGGCGCGCTCGCCTGCCGACCGTTCGCAGGCTTCTTGGTGGATACGCTTAGCCGCAAGCCCCTGTACTTTTGGACCTTCTTCGCGTTTACCGCCTGTTTCTTGGGCTACAAGACGGTAGCATTCCTGCCGATTCTTGCCGCCGTGCGTTTTGCCCACGGGCTGTGTTTCGGGATTTCAACGACCGCAAGTAACACGGTCGCCATCGACGCTCTCCCCGCAAGCCGCCGCGGTGAAGGCATCGGCTACTTCGGCATCAGCGTGAATCTCGCGTTTGCCACGGGCCCCATGACAGGCATGTTCCTGTACGAGGCTTTCGGCGACACCATCGTGTTTATCATTTCCATCGCGCTCTGCGTCATCGGACTGATTCTCGTGCAAACACTGAACGTCCCGCGCAAAGAAAAGAAACCGCACGCTCCGCTTTCGCTCGACAGGTTCTTCCTCACGCGTGCCGTCCCGCAATTCGCAAACTTCATCTTCGTAGGGTTCGCCTACGGCCCTGTCACCAACTACATCGCGCTTTACGCCAAGGAACTCGGCATCGGCGGTTCCGGCTGGTTCTATGCGCTCATCGCGGCAGGGCTCATCCTCAATCGCGTTATGACCGGCCGCCTCATTGACCGCGGTTACCTCGTGCACCTCGTGGGCACGGGCATGACGCTCAACATCATCGCCTACTTCCTGCTCGCTTTCAGCCATTCGCCTGTCACGTTCTTCGCATCGGCATTCCTCATCGGCACAAGCCTCGGGCTCATTTTCCCAGGTTACCAGACGATGTGCGTGAACCTCGCCCGCCACGACCAGCGCGGCACCGCAAACAGCACATACCTCAGCGGCTGGGATATCGGAATCGGTATCGGCATTCTCGCGGGAGGCTCGATGGCGGAACACTTCGGCATGCACCAGCAGGTATTTCTCACCTGCGCCATCGCGCTTGTAGTCGCAGACATTTTATATTTCACATGGACCGCAAGGCATTACCTGAAGAACAAACTGGAAGGATAA
- a CDS encoding class I SAM-dependent RNA methyltransferase yields the protein MFFEQAIAHNLPGYTKESDSAYGETLAPLDYKDELRVKNAAIREFWEVNRLPCGPQPVVASPMPRHYRTTSKRRVDMQPGDLRFNEYDSILEPEEHNAIYRLLFDKLITPAYKPLAYALNWIIIRGTYKYRVVVFNVKKLDASIVRKLKAISEVLAACPYHVTAAHAYIDPTGSDYYLESRRPTEGLAFKQLFGPRDLTLDLGHFRLKYPVTGFSQINESQIHNLIKAASRMLSLGKEDHFLDLYCGYGLFSFALGEAAKSVLGVEWEGASIESAKASAKFLKKNYRFVAGKIDEMFVQTRLPRPIPGEPEKILLDPPRKGCEPGVIHALAMRKPVRVAHVFCGTDEIPASLKEWERYGYRVREVQPLDLFPGTPHLETIVMLERK from the coding sequence ATGTTTTTTGAACAGGCCATCGCGCACAACCTCCCTGGCTACACCAAGGAATCGGATTCCGCCTACGGCGAGACCCTCGCCCCCCTCGACTACAAGGACGAGCTCCGGGTAAAAAACGCCGCCATCCGCGAATTTTGGGAAGTGAACCGCCTCCCCTGCGGTCCGCAGCCGGTGGTCGCAAGCCCCATGCCCCGCCACTACCGCACCACCAGCAAGCGCCGTGTGGACATGCAGCCCGGCGACCTCAGGTTCAACGAATACGACAGCATCCTCGAGCCCGAGGAGCACAACGCCATCTACCGCCTGCTGTTCGACAAGCTCATCACGCCCGCCTACAAGCCCCTGGCGTACGCCCTCAACTGGATCATTATCCGCGGCACCTACAAGTACCGAGTAGTCGTTTTCAACGTCAAAAAACTGGACGCCAGCATTGTCCGCAAGCTCAAGGCCATTTCGGAAGTGCTCGCGGCATGCCCCTACCACGTGACCGCCGCGCACGCCTACATTGACCCGACCGGTTCCGACTACTACCTCGAGAGCCGCCGCCCCACCGAGGGACTCGCCTTCAAACAGCTCTTTGGCCCGCGCGACCTCACGCTCGACCTCGGGCATTTCCGCCTCAAATACCCGGTCACCGGGTTCAGCCAGATCAACGAGAGCCAGATCCACAATCTTATCAAGGCCGCAAGCCGCATGCTCAGCCTCGGCAAGGAAGACCACTTCCTGGACCTGTACTGCGGCTACGGGCTCTTCAGCTTTGCGCTCGGCGAAGCCGCCAAATCCGTACTCGGCGTGGAATGGGAAGGCGCCTCCATCGAAAGCGCGAAGGCGAGCGCCAAGTTCCTCAAGAAAAACTACCGCTTTGTCGCCGGCAAAATCGACGAGATGTTCGTACAGACGAGACTCCCGCGGCCCATCCCCGGCGAGCCCGAGAAGATATTGCTGGACCCGCCCCGCAAGGGCTGCGAACCCGGAGTCATCCACGCGCTCGCCATGCGCAAGCCTGTCCGCGTGGCCCACGTGTTCTGTGGCACCGACGAGATTCCCGCCTCGCTCAAGGAATGGGAACGCTACGGCTACCGCGTGCGCGAAGTACAGCCGCTCGACCTGTTCCCCGGCACCCCGCACCTCGAAACCATCGTGATGCTCGAGAGGAAGTAA
- the infC gene encoding translation initiation factor IF-3, translating to MYPNPRDRRMPNRPSDGTRTNEDIHISPIRLVKEDGEAVIIETAKALQMAKDAGLDLVEVSPNAKPPVCRIINYGKYKFEQLKKAKAAKAKQHVVKLKEIKMHPKTAENDYLYRIKQAAAFLQDGMKVKLIMQFRGREMAHMDYGKRLMERAKEDLLQYGDLEMDSRVEGNTMLSIYGPKRGAGSAKKQDQAPKPATEPKAAGEA from the coding sequence TTGTACCCTAATCCGCGCGATCGCCGCATGCCTAACCGTCCCAGTGACGGAACTCGTACCAACGAGGATATCCATATTTCCCCGATTCGTCTCGTGAAGGAAGACGGCGAAGCCGTTATCATCGAGACCGCTAAGGCTTTGCAGATGGCTAAGGACGCCGGACTGGACCTGGTGGAAGTGTCTCCGAATGCAAAACCGCCCGTTTGCCGCATCATCAACTACGGCAAGTACAAGTTCGAGCAGCTCAAGAAGGCGAAGGCAGCCAAGGCGAAGCAGCACGTGGTGAAGCTGAAAGAAATCAAGATGCACCCGAAGACTGCCGAGAACGACTACCTGTACCGCATCAAGCAGGCTGCCGCGTTTTTGCAGGATGGCATGAAGGTGAAGCTTATTATGCAGTTCCGTGGCCGCGAAATGGCCCACATGGACTACGGTAAGCGCCTGATGGAGCGCGCCAAGGAAGACTTGCTCCAGTACGGCGATTTGGAAATGGACTCACGGGTCGAGGGCAACACGATGCTCTCTATCTATGGTCCTAAACGTGGTGCGGGTTCCGCCAAAAAGCAGGACCAGGCACCGAAGCCCGCAACCGAGCCAAAGGCAGCAGGTGAGGCTTAA
- the rpmI gene encoding 50S ribosomal protein L35: MPKMKTHSGAKKRFRVTGSGHVKFKRAGMRHIQAKMTTKRKRNLRKGALVKKVDTYHVKRLLVVA; encoded by the coding sequence ATGCCTAAAATGAAAACACATAGCGGTGCTAAGAAGCGCTTCCGCGTGACGGGTTCCGGCCACGTCAAGTTCAAGCGCGCTGGTATGCGCCACATTCAAGCCAAAATGACCACTAAGCGTAAGCGCAACCTTCGTAAGGGTGCACTCGTCAAGAAGGTCGATACCTATCACGTCAAGCGTCTGCTTGTAGTAGCATAA
- the rplT gene encoding 50S ribosomal protein L20 → MPRAKTRVPSRERRKKILKAAKGFYGRRKSNLRLAIDAVAHAGQYAYAHRRDKKGTFRSLWIVRLNAAVREHGISYSQFIYKLSKANIKMNRKVLADMAVADPEAFAKVVEVVKAA, encoded by the coding sequence ATGCCACGCGCTAAAACCAGAGTTCCTTCCCGCGAACGCCGCAAAAAAATCCTCAAGGCCGCCAAGGGCTTCTACGGCCGTCGCAAGTCGAACCTTCGCCTTGCCATTGACGCTGTAGCCCACGCCGGTCAGTATGCCTACGCCCATCGCCGCGACAAGAAGGGCACGTTCCGCTCCCTGTGGATCGTCCGCCTCAATGCCGCCGTCCGTGAGCACGGCATCAGCTATAGCCAGTTCATTTACAAGCTTTCCAAGGCCAACATCAAGATGAACCGCAAGGTTCTCGCCGACATGGCCGTCGCCGATCCTGAAGCATTCGCCAAGGTCGTCGAAGTCGTGAAGGCTGCTTAA